TAGAGCCTTCAAGCTCATATTTCTCTATGGAATAAACTAGGGGTGTAAGAATCGTGCGGGTAATCCGACAACTCGGACTATCCAATCCatattagaaattagaaacgaaaaaaaaaatagattattcGGGTTGTcaactaaaataattcaaaaatatttcaacCTGATTACACTTCTAGAGTCAACTCAGGAGTCAActcttttttgaattttattcgACTCTTTTTTGAAtctgaaaagaataaaatgttagTCAATTTTCTAATGCTATTcttttgagatatttttttatctaagtTCTTTTATGTGGTTGTCTCTCTATGCTAAGAATTCTTTCAAGAGTATAATCATATACTtatattcatcttttctttatgaatGAGTATGACTTGGTCAACCTGCATACTTGGAAGAGAATGAATATAAGTATATCCTTTAATCTTGATTATGGTTTCTTAATACTGATCGATTGATATAAACAAACAGtctaagaagaaagaaaaagaaaagatttattATCACATTAGCAGGTGACTATCAAAATTCTTGGGTTCTTCTTCTCCTTATTTTCTCTCCCCATGCTCGCTAagctaaaaaagaaattttctctTAACCCTTCTATGATATCATAGACATAATTTTAGATATCTGCATATAGGATGTACTCAAGTCGTCATAAAACCCCTCTTTAGAAGAGGCTTAGATGTATCGATCTATATGAACTTTTCTAAAATCTAGACAACggtttagtttatttcaaTTGCAAATCTGTGTTTACAATTGCTCTTTAAGGTAAGAatatttatgacattttatgtAACATCAACCCAAAGGActacatttgaaaaatggatcatattcctttttcaatattatgtATGTCTGGTATTACAAAATGATGTACACCAAGCTTTGGGTGTATCTCCAAAAAATTACACTAGGCTTATGGAAGCCAATCTTGAGAGATCATCAATGTATGTTTCAAACCTTATGGATTGGAGTGAGCTAACTCGAAATCCAGTCTGATCAATTGAGCATACAATTGACTAGAACCGAACCAAGTTCAGTTCAATACTAATATTTCTATAAATCAGTCCAACCCAAACCAAATCGAGTTGGTCGATCcatcaatttgattttagtttttttcacCTCTAATAAATGTTACTTTACCATAAATTGCTATAGATTTATTGTCATGATAACTGAAAATTTGTGATTGATCAacatttcaaaagaaaattgaagacaCTTCGATGAACTTGAGGgataaaatagattttttaaatgtaagagaccttatatataaaagttgaaaagaggttaggaaaattatattttttttaagaggttagttttgaaaataaaaagaaaggttaaaaatcaaaattcccaaatataaaattatgatttcCAAATTGTTCAAACAAAGTTCaatggaagaagagaagagtaGAAGGCGATTTTGAAGCCCTAATAAATACGCCGATTTCCTCATCATGTCCATTAACCAAAACCACCTCCTCCGCCTTGTTCTTTCCTGCCGGAAAATCACTGCCCAGGTCACCAATCCAGCCACCTCCTCCATCATCGCCATGGCTTCTTCCTCCGAGCAGGAATTCGTCGCCTATTACCGCTCTAAACTCCACCGTTTTCCTCGATCAAACAATTTCTGGGACTCCAAAGTCGCCTCTCGCGTCGGCGAAAAGCTCGGCCACCGTTTGAAGGAGATCGGCGTCTCCGATGTTCGGATTGATCTCGCTGAAGAGCTATCCCGCCCTATTTACTACCGGAAGATGGTTCTGCCGCTCTTTGATTCTGTTCAGCGCTCCGGCGTCGCCGTTGATGGGGCTGAGAAGCTTGGAACAGGTTCGATCTAGCCTCGACTATTGAGATTGAATTTAGGGCACATATAATTCCTTATCCTTCATGTCGATTAATTATACCAATTTTgacacattatttttaatctctctctctctctctctcggattaaaaattgtaataatataaattgttttcataattaattaaagaaatagagAAGAGACCAATTTCCCCCTTGAAATTCAGGCCATTTTATCCTTGACTGATTCGTTGGACTACATACAGATTATACTTGgctgaaagaaaaaaggatttACATGACACCCAAAATGTTGAGtacaaattgatatttttttatacaaattatGGTGTTAGAATTAGTTGTTCTAGACATTGAGGGTTTGTTTTTTAGATGATACgataatatttgaagaaaagtgattgaatgaaaaatataatttttttttaatgtttggtaGGGTGTGATTGGTATCTGGGGAACGGTTATACCTTATGATAAAAGGTGTTTGGGGAAGGGTAAACCTATGTCATGATAAAAAAGGTGTTTGGGGATGGGTTATTGTATAACTGTTGTTATGATAGAAAGTGTTCGGGGAATGAATATGTGAGTAGGATTATGACAAAGTTATCataagatgtgtttggagGAAAGCCTTACACGATCAAATGTGTTTggttttatactttataattgTTTCGACCTCGAATCatgtctattttttattttttattttttattttttatttttgttctattaTTTAAGTGTGTTTGAATAATTAgactatatttaatattttttatgttttttttttctagttgaATTTAGTTGGGttgtattttcaatattattaaaatatatattatcaactCATAAATCTTATAGTTTACTATTAAGAAGTTTTGTTTAGCTTGTAggacatattttaaattttgatattgaacggttgagttttattttaattttatgaaattttagttattaaaacatgttttatataaatttagtagtttttcaaattggcaaaatatttatattgtatagaacaattttgaaaacataagaAGTTTATAAGCCCAtcatagaaaatataaaaaatgtcatattcAATCAACGTTTAATCAGCCACACACGcgtgtataatttttttcttaaacgaTCATGATAGGATGATAGTATCAACATCGAGCACACGTGTGAGtgattattcttttaaacaattGTGATATACAATTGCTTAccaagatctaaacgatcatatactaaatataaacgatTTTGGTTCACGATCATATaccaaaatcatttatatttagtacaatATAGTTTTACTTGGTACAAGATCATCCAAACGATCTTGTATcaatgtttaaataatttttgttcaatattGTGTActaagatattttatatttggtatacaATCTTGAATCAAGATTGTTTAAATCTTAgtacacaattgtttagaCTTGGAAGAGGAAATATATGAAAGATGACGAATatcatttacaaattaataatatgaaggaGAGATGAACAAATAGTGAAAAAACGTCTACAATACTAAAGAGCAAACttagaatttatgaaaatataatgagttttttttttctttttacaccattttaaatattttggtgttttgttgtatttaagaaaataaacacaaatttaagaattttaagttaataaataatatacaacCCGACAATTCAACACAACtcttattttgaaagttaGGTTAAGTTTGGTCGAAGATGTTATTTGGGTTGTCCAAAAAATCTTTCCAATACAATCTATTTACATTCATACTATtattttgtgttatatatatcttgCTACATGAAAtgcattttgaaaaacatagtTCAAACTATATCTCCAATGATTTATACGAACTAGTTTATTactataacataaaattttataatataacttCTTCTATAAGTTgataagattttattaaattaaaatacgaGCTAGTTTATTACtctaatataaaattttactatatgacttcttttaaaattagataataacttttttaattatgttgttaatttaataaatttaatattatatatgtttatgatgtttatattttactaggtattttaataaaatttcattctcACTTTGACtaatttgcaaaaatattataattttttttatcataaaatgctaacttcaaattgaaatgaagTATTCGTtgtagaaaattatatttttttaacaaaaaaatcataaagttttgaattttatttgttcattattaaactaaattatagatTCTTACCcatatagtttaaataaatataaggaaggaaatttaaatattaatttttaacaaaagggggataaagaaaatttaaatgttaattttaaacaaaagggcaataaatataatgttaGAAAGATACcttaatagtaataataatccACAAATggtaaataaacataaaaaaaaacaaagatgaagAATCAGAaattgtatattaaaaaatattatcataattaaacTATGAACATATTTGGAATAACTTAGaagaaagtttttaaaatcttatttttattttaaaactcacAATAAAAACTTCTTaacatgaaaaaacaaatgtgttttaaaactttttaaatttatatatataagttttctttaaaatgtttttatctaaaatttttatggTTGATGAGTGGTGATTGGAGGTTAGTTGATAATAGTAGTTAGAGTTGGCTTTCAAAAGGTCGTCGGGGAGTCAATGGAGGTGGTGGTCAAAGATTGATCGACGATGATATTATTAGAGGTTGTGTTCGAACTTCCTAAAccataaaacaaatatctttAGACCTATTTATTTCACATGAATTCTCATTGCCACGAGATTTCAGACAAATATTAGTTATCTTTGGTTCGTGGCTtttagaatgatttttttttttttttaatgttttaggGTTGTGgagtttttatttctatttatccTAATCTGTTTTAGGGTTCACcaagtaaataacaaaataaaatgtttcatctggaagaatatttaaaaagtagttagaaaatggcaaaagtgatttttttgagttattaattatgaattaataatttacgAAAATAtctctatttcaaattctaACAACGATATTTCACtctaattaaacatttgatattttaaagagacactttttaaaatagcaaaaaattgaaactatttataaaatatagcaaaattagtAAAACTCTCCCAAGCCaatttaagttgtttttttacatatttcttaaataattttaatattttgctagTCATGACAACTTTCCGAGGACTAattcaaaatatctaaaatttgaattctacTATCAAATCTTAACTATATTCctaaacaattattattaaaaagggctgacaataaaatatctaaatagAATGTTTACTTTTGATAAATGAtacacttttatttaaattgataaaatagaaaaatatggaaaaaaattattgtaacaATGTCTTAAATCACCGAAAATTTTGAATCCTAAATATAACTGTTCGAGGAACCACATATACcctataattaaaatcaaactaccAACACACAACTAACACTTATCATCATCATAACTTCACATAATTTTTGCATCGTTTCATATATTCTTCAAATCGTGCCCGTTCAGGCATTCAAACGTTCAAGCAGAAACGATTGTAGCTTCCAGCTTCGTCTCTTTTAAAcccttcaaagttttcataCATTTGGCacaaatcaagaaattttcttcttgtcGGCTCCTCTTATCGGAGACTCACATGTCGAACAACCTACTGCAAATTCCAAGAAGAACCACGattgaaaaaagaacattGTACCCACGACGAAATTCACTGTAAAATTCGTCGAAAATGCCACTCATCCTTACTAGTATGTGTTGTCTTTAGTTGTGCATTTGGTTTGTACATGAGTTTAGCTGCTATAATTTGTTAGTTGTAGGTTGTAAGTGTTGGTCTTTGAGTTGTAGGAACTCTAGTTTGtatctatttataaaagatttgTTAGACTTGTTATTAGATGAGCTGCACTTTAATGTtttataagttgtttcaattttttctgtGTTTGTATATTTCATGTTAAGTTTGCTTTCAGTTATAGTAGGGTCAGTAGGTATCAGTAGAAGGAGAATGGTATATGTTGGCTTCACGCCATCTCTTAAGCTAATAGTAGGTGGTCTAAGGGAGGTATGACACAATCAACTTCAACGAGACAAAACAACTAGCTCTGGTGAATATACAAGAGCAATTCCGATcgatttattttttgtctctcacccttttaaatttttgttgtagagCAAAACTAAAAAGGAGTAAGACTCAGGGCTGAAGAGCGAGATCAAACATAGGAGAGcgaaatgaaaaaaaggagTAAGACCAAGAGCTGAAGAGCGAGATCAAACATAGGAGAGTGAAATAAAGTGTTGAAGAGCAAGACTAGAGAAGGAAGTTGTGAGAAAAAGGGAGAGGAAAGTGAATTATGAAAGCTAAAAGGGAGGGAATGAGATAAAGAAAGgtgagagagaggagagagaacaATTGCAAGAAAGGAGAGTGAGCCAATGAGAGTCTAATCAATGTGTGcaaggttttctttttagtattttcaCTCCAATTTGACATCAACCaacagataaaaaaaaaattacttagGAAAAGATAGATCTCAATTTCTCCCACATTTGgattatgttttaattatatttttaacaacttataaaataataagatacattttgaaaatcaagaCTAAATAGATCTAATCTTATAAACttgggaaaaaaacaaaacaaaacatagcAATTCAATATCGAAGGATATGGAGGGACGGAGTTGAACCAAGAAATGTGTGGTTAATATGTTAGTTATTTAGcataagtttctttttcaCCCCAAATACCCTAAAGAAGCCAAAATCACATTAAAATGATACTAATTAccaataaatttcatatttttatcttttaaaatacactGAGAAGTCACCCGtcagaaagagagaaagaagtgTGAAGAACAAAATGAACCGAATTCATCCCCAATGGAAACAACCCAATTGTGAATTCGATGTAAATTCCAATGGGTACTCTCCAAAATCCCTAATTTCAAAAGCTATAATCTCTTTTGAAAAGCCTCTCAGTGATCGATTTCAATCCTTTCTTCAATCCTCCATTTTCAACCACCCctgcaattttttcttcacctTTCTCTTCAATGGCCTCCTCCCCAAATGCCGGATGGTTCAAAATATTGCTCATTAACCGTGTCCCTCTCAAAGCATTAGTTAATGGCAGATGCCCTTCAGGCGTGTCCTCCGTCAGCTCCCAAATAAACTCCGTCGGAAATGCTCTGTAATTGTACTGCTCAATTTCCGTATCCAGCTTCTTCATCCAACCAAGTTTCATAAACAATTTCGTGAAATCTTTGTTCACTTTCTCGAAAATCCGTTTCTGTACGCTGTACCCAAATTTCCCATCGCTGTGTTTCTGCCACAGATCGTCAATGGCTTTCAGATCCTCGGCGGCAATGAATTGAACTTCGGAGAAATAGACGTACCCTCTTTTCAGGGCGCCTTCGCCGGCGAGGGCGATCAGAAGCCGGCGGGTCTCCTCGTCGGCTTGCCGAAAGTCTTTGGCGCCTAGGAGGCGGTCGAGCTCGTCGAAAGAGATGGCGGAGGAGGTGTCtgaggagagagagaaggagCCGGCAGCTGCGGCGGAGAGAGAGGAAGTGGCGGCGGtagtggtggtggtggtggtgacaGCGGTGGAGGAAGTTGGTTTGAGGAAGAGAGTGGAGGAAGAGGAGAAGGAGGTGGGAGAGAGGTTAGGGCGGTGAGGATGGCGGAGAGAGTGACGGAGAGATGGGAGAGAGTGGGAAGTTGCCATgggggagagggagagggagagagagagttaatgaaaattgaaaatgtgaaaaagagAGGTTTTGGGGTTTTGAGTGAATTTTGATTGAGAGATAAGGAACGAGTGGAAGTGAAAGGGAAACAGAGTTTCTCATCGAAAAGGATTCAAGTGAGGCTTTTGATTGGTTAGTTAAGGGTGAGGTTGGATCTCTCTCCATCCCTctcaacaaaaacatttttaatattattgatattaaactctttttgttattttcatctgtatttttgtttctcaatATCACAATATTAGTTTTTAGAAACTTCACCtctatcaatttaaattccacaattttcaaatctaaacaaaaacagatcaaaatataaaatataactaagTTTATCCcaataacttttttctaaaatatagttatttaagaaattattctaaaacatCAGGTTGGATCCacaaaaataactaaatttaggtctttcattctttttaattatatatatatatttatttatttatagatcccataatttcttttttattagttGATCCTACCCgtcttcttttatattatatgtattaaatatttcaattataaaaatatatttatttattaaaattaataacttttcaatttgaaatatttaatatatataatgaaaaagagaaggtATATGATCcactaatatataaataatggaaaaataaTCATGGAACCCACAatgaatatgtatatatatatatataatttaaaagaagatgTGAGGTCAAAACTACCATATTTTTGTCAGTAGTTTTGAAGCAACCTCATTTTTTAGAATAGTTTCTTACctcactatattttttaaaaacactaaaaatatttacaaaattcatcaaacttTCCTCcgtttatttatgtttttttttttcaatcctatattttgtaaatagtttgaatgatattatttaattaaaattaagactaattttcataagtataacaaaacaccaaaatattttcgGCAcgtaaaacaaaataaaaaagtctatgatatttttataaatttcaggTTTGCTCTTGAATAATGCGGAcaatcttttactttttttttttatttttcttcttttgcgATTTATTCAGCTCCTGTTCgtactattaattttttttcatattattacttcttttcattttacaatattgtgattatttgtgtaaatatttaccaatttcttcatttcctcttccataattttttccttattcTTCATTTaccatattcttttttcttcttggtacAAGATCTAAATGGTATTGGTACATGATCTAAACAGTCATGTATCGTTATCTAAATGATCAATTGTCTATCTTAGATAGACcattatcactgatagattgtttagatttggtacaacATTGTTTAGGTTGGGTATAAGAGCACAAGATTGTTTAAACTTGGTACAAGGATATAAGATCGTTTAAACATGTTAAAAgatcttttagatttgttaacagatcgtttagacttgctAATAAATTGTTTAGACTAGGTAcgagatcgtttagacttatataaaattatttttcaagcGTGTGTGATCGATTAATcgcaaatatatttttgttacttCACGTTGTGGGCTTGTtagtacttttcttttttaaaactgttATATACGGTGTAATTATTTTCGcgctttgttttattttttaaaaaccacttaaaattaaaattatcaatgttcaacttaattaattatgaaatggttaaatattattttataattaatatgacCGTTCgtacaaaatttatagatagacataaatatatctatagtgaggaaAATGTAATTACAGAattttagtggaatgacctgTTAGTTAACAAAAGTTGATTAGTGTGATCTAAAAGAGTctagccaattaatctcgaATCGTTGGAGTTCATGATCTATATATCCACTAGATCCCTCTACTAGCTCATTATggtaataaaatttagaaccGGGTGATCGAAATTCGAAGAGTTTGAATTAgcttttattaatatatttaacgagtttttttagaatcaagttatatttaaataagatttaaatatctaaaagttAGAATGGAGATTTGAATaagattatattaaataaaattttcatattcttatttctttaaagaaaactcATAAATTCGGTCACCAATTCGATCCCACGATCCCAATCGATCCTTTGCATTCTAAagtcataaaatagtaaagatacttaattcaaaattttattttggagtaAAATTGAACTTCTACTCAAGATGCTTGGCTTGAAATTGgagtaaaatttgaattgtacgaaaatttaaagtttagaatATGACCAAATTATAGTTGAAGTAAACTTGTGATTTTATCCACgatttaatttgaatgaaaGCCAAATTTGGATTTGATAAAATGTGCCATACgaccaaattttaatttgagatagTCTTAAGGACTGAGGACTGGGGTGAATATGAGGTTTTATCCTTTTAACCCAAATTCGAATTTGGAATAAAACTTGGAGTCATAGAGtgtctcaaattttaattttaattttgttgaaatcaAAATGACAAGGAACAACTTCTTGATTTTGGCTCCATttgatttatcatttttcaagaTGAAATTTGAACTTACATGCAAATGATTTTCCAAAGCTCCTACTAGAAggaagagataaaaaaatgatcaaactGAAATATTATCttcaattttgacaaaattgaataagGTGGTAGTTTTTAATACTCGTATGAATagtttttttggtttccttaAGTGCTCCATCACGCGTTGCTCAGTGATACAGTCGCCTACGTTTTGCCACACGTCACAGTTCGAGCCAGTTCTCTAGTTGTCTCGAATTGTCATTATTCCACGTTCCACGCCCCAGTTCGTTCACTATTGATCTTTCCTCCATGCCTTCCTTTTATTGAAACTTCATATGGGAGTTCAGTGGAACTATTATAAATAGAGCCCTCATCCAGTTCGTGTTCATTCATTATTCGTAACCTCTCCTCCTCTCTACCTTTTTCTCTACCAATACAAATAGTTATGAGTGAGTTCCTTCATCGCTTCTGTTTCTATTTTCGACGAGTGCACATCAGAAGTAGGAAGCTGTGTTAACCTTGGGAGCAACCGACATTATGATTAGCACAACAATGTGGCCAAATTTACTTTCAGGGTAGTGATTCGTCACGACGCAATAAGTCATTTTGATCGTCATCTACGTTACTTTTACAACAGATATGACCACTAAACTGAGAAAATGGTCTCATAAATATGACCACCAATAGTTGTGACACAAGTCGAAGGATTAGGGTTATGACATAACAcaataagtttatttatgGGTTAGGAGTATAAGTATTAGTTATGGACTTTTACATGTTTGCACACAACCAAAGAGTCTCTTATTTCTACCGGTCATCGTTGGTTTTGCAAACTATTACAACAAAGATGTGAAAAACATAACTAAATAGACATGTGCAATTTGGAAAACACGTGAAACAAAGAAACAGGACCTctacttaaaaaaaaggatCACTTTTCATAAAAACGAATATTGGAATTTGTTGGAAGAGACTAATTTTCGTCAAATTTCCCAAAGTGTATCCTACAGTTTTTTATGGTTTTGGCGCCGCCATTGAAGGCAATTGGAAGACGGATGGTTCGTAGGAGCTCGTCTGTTCATGAACGTAACGACGGAGTCTTCCAGAAATCGAATTCCGAATTTATAATCATAGCAGGATCAAAATCAGCTGCCCACCGTCTAAGAATATCCGTTtgatttcattcattttttatctcAATCTCAGCTGACTTTTGTTCCGCGTATTCCTGCTGCTTCATTCACGTGTGTCCCTCGTTCTTGCCACTCCAAAACGCCACAGAACTTCAGTTTTTCCACTTTGAGGTTATTTCATTTCATCGGATCAGCTGAAGGTTCTCATGTAGATTGTTATTGTTATGCATATGTATTGAATGATggtttttcattgaattttggACTAGACCTATGCGAGAGTAAGAGAGGTTGATGTGAAATGGAAGATAGATATGGCGTGGTCATGAGTATTTTTCCACGAGATATGCTCGTGGGGTTGTGAATGTGAGTTTACGGGTCGAGTTTTATGTTTGGAATTGGAAATGGGGCAGAGTTCGAAGAAGAAACGGCGTGGTGGGGGAAGGGATGGGAAGAGGAGCAAGGGAAGGACGCCACTGACTGATTACTCATTCAGTGGTGAAGAGAGCGACCTTATCACAGAAGAGATGACTGCCTTGTAAGTCCCTCTTTAAATCTACTAGCAAAGTTGTTCAGTGATTTTGTTATGTTAATGGTGTTTGCTCCATGCTTCTTATCTACTAGCAAAGTTGTTCATTGGCGAACTTGTGactcatttattatttgttgtttattgtttattgttCATTGTTATTCTCCTTTATTAGATTCAACTCCTATGAAACCAatctttaat
This DNA window, taken from Cucumis sativus cultivar 9930 chromosome 6, Cucumber_9930_V3, whole genome shotgun sequence, encodes the following:
- the LOC101204607 gene encoding tetrapyrrole-binding protein, chloroplastic, yielding MATSHSLPSLRHSLRHPHRPNLSPTSFSSSSTLFLKPTSSTAVTTTTTTTAATSSLSAAAAGSFSLSSDTSSAISFDELDRLLGAKDFRQADEETRRLLIALAGEGALKRGYVYFSEVQFIAAEDLKAIDDLWQKHSDGKFGYSVQKRIFEKVNKDFTKLFMKLGWMKKLDTEIEQYNYRAFPTEFIWELTEDTPEGHLPLTNALRGTRLMSNILNHPAFGEEAIEEKGEEKIAGVVENGGLKKGLKSITERLFKRDYSF
- the LOC101204363 gene encoding uncharacterized protein LOC101204363, which translates into the protein MSINQNHLLRLVLSCRKITAQVTNPATSSIIAMASSSEQEFVAYYRSKLHRFPRSNNFWDSKVASRVGEKLGHRLKEIGVSDVRIDLAEELSRPIYYRKMVLPLFDSVQRSGVAVDGAEKLGTGSI